The following are encoded in a window of Bacillota bacterium genomic DNA:
- the spoVE gene encoding stage V sporulation protein E: MKPRKKAPDFVLFVVTLLLLTVGVIMVLSASYVIAETRYADGYYFLKRQLLWALLGIAGMTTVMKIDYSRFKKWATPLFGLAVLLLVLVLIPGVGISIKGASRWLGVGSLTFQPSEVAKLALVVFLAKNLAARPDQIKFFFQGFFPKILIVGLICGLILAQPDLGTAVAIAGTSYLLFLAAGARKTHLAGLALLGLALVGAAIYVAPYRMARFTAFLNPWADPLGNGFQTIQSLYAVGSGRLFGMGLGQGRQKFLYLPEQHTDFIYAVLCEELGFLGALFVLLLFFAFMWRGLKIALKAPDTFGALLATGITIMVVLQALINIGVVTGSLPVTGITLPLISFGGSSLTLNLVGIGILLNISQHLEE, translated from the coding sequence TTGAAACCGCGCAAAAAAGCCCCGGATTTTGTGCTCTTTGTGGTGACCCTTTTGCTTTTGACGGTGGGCGTGATCATGGTTCTCAGCGCCAGTTACGTAATTGCAGAGACGCGCTATGCCGACGGGTATTACTTCCTGAAAAGGCAGCTTCTGTGGGCCCTTCTGGGCATCGCCGGGATGACCACGGTGATGAAGATCGATTATTCGCGCTTTAAGAAATGGGCAACCCCCCTTTTCGGCCTGGCGGTGCTCCTTTTGGTTCTCGTTTTAATTCCGGGGGTCGGGATCTCGATTAAAGGGGCAAGCCGCTGGCTCGGGGTGGGCTCCCTTACCTTCCAGCCCTCTGAAGTTGCCAAACTTGCACTTGTCGTCTTTCTGGCAAAAAATCTTGCTGCCCGGCCAGATCAGATCAAGTTCTTTTTCCAGGGGTTTTTCCCCAAGATCCTGATCGTGGGACTCATTTGCGGCCTGATTCTTGCCCAGCCTGACCTGGGAACCGCGGTGGCCATTGCCGGAACCTCGTACCTGCTCTTTCTTGCTGCAGGTGCACGGAAAACCCATCTGGCCGGTCTCGCCCTTTTAGGGTTAGCGCTGGTTGGAGCTGCAATTTATGTGGCGCCCTACCGGATGGCACGTTTTACGGCTTTTTTAAACCCTTGGGCCGACCCCCTGGGAAACGGGTTCCAAACCATTCAGTCTCTCTACGCGGTAGGTTCGGGAAGGCTCTTTGGGATGGGCTTAGGGCAGGGGAGGCAGAAATTTCTTTATCTTCCTGAGCAGCATACCGATTTCATCTATGCCGTCTTATGTGAAGAACTCGGGTTTCTTGGAGCCCTTTTTGTTCTCCTGCTTTTTTTTGCCTTTATGTGGCGCGGCCTGAAAATCGCCTTAAAGGCGCCTGACACCTTTGGGGCCCTCCTTGCCACAGGGATCACCATCATGGTCGTGCTGCAGGCCCTGATAAACATCGGTGTTGTTACCGGGAGCTTGCCTGTAACCGGGATTACCCTCCCTTTAATCAGCTTTGGAGGCTCTTCACTCACTTTGAACTTAGTGGGAATTGGAATTCTGTTAAATATTTCTCAACATCTCGAAGAATAG
- a CDS encoding UDP-N-acetylmuramate--L-alanine ligase, which translates to MDGKWYHFIGIGGAGMSGLARILLASGIRVSGSDLAASPVISKLRESGAQVFIGHAPENLQEGVDRVVVSSAIPPSNVELRAARERGLEVMSRGELLARVMSRYRGIAVAGAHGKTTTSSMISLVLAQCGLDPTFIIGGEVNDIGGNAKLGKGEFLVAEADESDGSFLKLEPYAAVITNIDNDHLDYYKNVEEIARAFQKFLSSLKPGGFAVLCTDNARVRELRPGKIEVLTYGLEGTPDFRAEEVTQTGFKTQAVIFRNNRKLGRLTLAVPGLHNVQNSLAAIAVGMRLGLSFPAIVEALATFRGAQRRFQLVAQFNGIRVIDDYAHHPAEIRALLQAVVGLQPQRTIVVFQPHRYTRTYFLKEEFGEAFQGADLVIVTDIYAAGEKPLDGVTSELIVEALRKNGQHVVYLGQLEAAEEFLLQEHRPGDVILTVGAGNVWTVGQNFARLLKDRSPKRSRDPQRI; encoded by the coding sequence GTGGACGGGAAGTGGTACCACTTTATCGGAATCGGCGGCGCAGGGATGAGCGGACTTGCCAGAATTTTGCTGGCATCCGGCATCCGGGTGAGCGGCTCGGATCTGGCCGCTTCGCCGGTGATCAGTAAGTTGAGGGAGAGCGGAGCCCAGGTATTCATTGGACACGCGCCGGAAAACCTGCAGGAGGGTGTTGACCGGGTTGTGGTCTCTTCTGCTATTCCTCCCTCGAACGTGGAGCTGCGCGCCGCCCGCGAGAGGGGCTTGGAGGTTATGAGCCGGGGTGAACTCCTTGCCCGGGTTATGAGCCGTTACAGAGGGATCGCCGTCGCCGGCGCCCACGGGAAAACCACCACAAGTTCGATGATTTCTCTTGTTCTTGCCCAGTGCGGGCTTGATCCCACCTTTATCATCGGAGGTGAGGTGAACGACATAGGCGGGAATGCGAAGCTGGGAAAAGGAGAATTCCTGGTGGCCGAGGCAGATGAAAGTGATGGTTCTTTTCTTAAGCTTGAACCCTATGCTGCTGTCATTACTAATATAGACAACGACCACCTGGATTATTACAAAAACGTTGAAGAAATCGCGCGAGCTTTTCAAAAATTTTTATCCAGCCTGAAGCCCGGGGGTTTTGCCGTGCTCTGCACCGACAACGCCCGGGTGAGAGAACTTAGACCCGGTAAAATTGAAGTACTTACCTACGGTCTTGAGGGCACCCCGGATTTCAGGGCAGAAGAAGTTACGCAAACCGGATTTAAAACACAGGCCGTAATTTTTCGAAATAATCGCAAGCTGGGCAGGCTCACCCTGGCCGTACCGGGCCTCCACAACGTCCAGAACTCCCTTGCTGCAATTGCCGTAGGAATGCGGCTGGGTTTGAGTTTCCCTGCTATTGTAGAGGCCCTCGCAACTTTCCGGGGAGCCCAGCGCCGTTTCCAGCTGGTTGCGCAGTTCAATGGAATAAGGGTTATTGATGACTACGCTCACCATCCTGCGGAAATCAGGGCATTGCTTCAGGCAGTTGTAGGATTGCAACCCCAGCGTACAATTGTTGTTTTTCAACCCCACCGCTACACGAGAACCTATTTCTTAAAAGAAGAATTTGGCGAAGCATTTCAGGGAGCCGACCTTGTGATCGTAACCGATATTTATGCTGCCGGGGAAAAACCCCTGGACGGTGTGACCTCTGAACTGATTGTGGAGGCCCTGAGAAAAAACGGGCAGCATGTCGTTTATTTAGGGCAGCTTGAGGCAGCAGAGGAGTTCCTCCTGCAGGAGCACCGTCCGGGTGACGTGATTCTTACGGTTGGGGCCGGAAATGTTTGGACTGTAGGGCAGAATTTTGCCCGGCTCTTAAAAGACAGGTCGCCGAAAAGGAGTCGAGATCCTCAGAGGATATGA
- the murA gene encoding UDP-N-acetylglucosamine 1-carboxyvinyltransferase, with product MEKLIISGGVRLEGVVTISGAKNAILPILAASILNSSPVFLEGVPRLDDVKTMKEVLEALGAKVKWEGDLMEIDPTTVCSTEVPPELMRRMRASNLVMGSLLGRYGRVRVSYPGGCTIGSRPMDLHIKGFVALGARVWEKHGFIEAEAPCLLQGTEIHLDFPSVGATENIMMAAVLARGTTVIRNAAREPEIVDLQNFLNKMGARIKGAGLDTIRIDGVSTLGREVFYRVIPDRIETGTFMVAAALTRGEVLIRNTIPRHVEPVAAKLREAGVKIQEKDDAISVTGVESWNALDIRTFPFPGFPTDMQPQMMVFLSLAKGTSIITENIFENRFQHVGELRRMGAQIHVEGRSAIIKGVPYLTGTAVEATDLRAGAALVLGGLAAENTTIVEGLHHLDRGYERFEEKLRLLGAKIAREK from the coding sequence TTGGAAAAGCTCATCATTTCGGGAGGCGTCAGGCTGGAAGGAGTTGTCACAATCAGCGGCGCAAAAAACGCGATTCTTCCAATTCTTGCAGCTTCCATCTTAAACAGCAGTCCCGTTTTTCTTGAGGGAGTTCCCCGCCTGGACGATGTAAAAACCATGAAAGAGGTGCTGGAGGCTCTCGGCGCAAAGGTGAAGTGGGAAGGGGATCTGATGGAAATAGATCCCACCACGGTTTGCTCCACCGAGGTTCCTCCCGAACTGATGCGCCGGATGCGCGCCTCCAACCTGGTGATGGGATCGCTCTTGGGGCGCTACGGCCGGGTCAGGGTTTCCTATCCCGGGGGGTGTACGATCGGCTCGCGGCCAATGGACCTGCACATTAAGGGGTTTGTTGCCCTGGGGGCGCGGGTTTGGGAAAAGCACGGTTTTATTGAGGCAGAAGCCCCCTGTTTGCTGCAGGGAACCGAAATTCACCTGGATTTTCCAAGTGTTGGGGCAACAGAAAATATCATGATGGCTGCCGTCCTGGCAAGAGGAACAACGGTGATCAGGAATGCCGCCCGGGAACCTGAAATCGTTGACCTCCAGAATTTTCTTAATAAAATGGGGGCGCGGATCAAGGGGGCCGGCCTTGATACGATCCGCATCGACGGTGTATCCACCCTGGGGCGAGAAGTTTTCTACCGGGTGATTCCGGACCGGATTGAAACGGGAACCTTCATGGTGGCTGCCGCCCTCACCCGGGGTGAAGTGCTTATTAGAAATACAATTCCCAGGCATGTGGAGCCTGTTGCTGCAAAATTGAGAGAGGCCGGCGTAAAAATTCAAGAAAAAGATGATGCCATCTCCGTGACCGGCGTCGAAAGCTGGAATGCTTTGGATATCCGGACCTTTCCCTTTCCCGGTTTTCCCACGGATATGCAGCCCCAGATGATGGTTTTTCTCAGCCTGGCTAAAGGAACGAGCATTATTACCGAAAATATATTTGAAAATCGCTTTCAGCATGTCGGCGAATTAAGGCGGATGGGGGCGCAGATTCACGTAGAGGGGCGGAGCGCGATCATTAAAGGCGTTCCGTACCTTACCGGGACGGCTGTCGAGGCCACAGATCTCAGGGCCGGGGCCGCCCTGGTGCTGGGGGGGCTGGCGGCGGAAAACACCACGATCGTTGAAGGCCTCCACCACCTGGACCGGGGCTACGAGAGGTTCGAAGAAAAACTCCGGCTTCTTGGCGCGAAAATCGCGCGCGAAAAATGA
- the murG gene encoding undecaprenyldiphospho-muramoylpentapeptide beta-N-acetylglucosaminyltransferase, translated as MRVLITGGGTGGHLYPALAVADLLREKDPAGKILFVGTRTGLEGRVVPARGYPFREIAAVKWPRGISLRMVSFLISLGKGYRQGLNIIREFRPEVVFATGGYVSVPLVLAAARLKVPIFLHEQNSVPGLANKFLARWARVVFTTFPPRSRDFPPGKRVVYAGLPVRREILQTERSAGIKYFGLDPAHPTLLIMGGSRGARRINETMLEIYQMIGRGQVANLPFLQIIHITGRDEYEDFCKQMEQKGIKEDKIGKLLIKPYLEEMEYALASADLIISRAGAATLAEVTARGIPAILIPYPFATGNHQYYNALFLAEKGAAVLIPEKDLTPVSLLEHIEKLVFDPSLRAALGEQARRFGRPEAGEIIARAIMRSGYK; from the coding sequence GTGCGTGTTTTAATCACAGGAGGAGGAACGGGCGGCCACCTTTATCCCGCCCTTGCCGTGGCAGATCTTTTGAGAGAAAAGGATCCTGCAGGAAAAATCTTATTTGTTGGAACCAGGACCGGCCTGGAGGGCCGTGTTGTTCCGGCGCGAGGTTACCCTTTCCGGGAGATTGCGGCGGTAAAATGGCCGCGCGGAATCTCCCTCAGGATGGTTAGCTTCTTGATTTCTTTAGGAAAGGGATATCGCCAGGGATTGAATATCATCAGGGAGTTCCGGCCCGAGGTGGTGTTCGCAACAGGGGGTTACGTTTCGGTTCCCCTCGTGCTGGCCGCGGCCCGCCTGAAAGTTCCCATTTTTTTGCATGAGCAGAACTCGGTCCCGGGGCTGGCCAATAAATTCCTGGCGCGCTGGGCGCGGGTTGTTTTCACAACATTTCCCCCCCGGTCCCGGGATTTCCCTCCCGGAAAGAGGGTAGTTTATGCAGGTCTTCCGGTCCGCAGAGAAATCCTTCAGACGGAGCGGTCTGCCGGAATCAAATATTTCGGTCTCGATCCGGCTCATCCCACTTTGCTGATTATGGGAGGGAGCCGGGGAGCGCGAAGAATTAATGAAACCATGCTGGAGATCTACCAGATGATTGGAAGGGGGCAAGTAGCAAACCTCCCGTTTTTGCAAATCATTCACATTACAGGAAGGGATGAGTATGAGGATTTCTGCAAACAGATGGAACAAAAGGGAATAAAAGAAGATAAAATTGGAAAATTACTTATTAAACCTTATCTGGAGGAAATGGAATACGCCTTGGCCTCGGCTGATTTAATCATCAGCCGCGCCGGGGCCGCAACTCTTGCAGAGGTGACGGCGCGGGGGATCCCTGCGATTTTGATTCCCTACCCCTTTGCCACCGGAAACCACCAGTACTACAACGCACTGTTTTTGGCCGAAAAAGGGGCGGCGGTTTTAATCCCCGAAAAAGACCTGACGCCCGTTTCCCTTCTCGAGCATATCGAGAAATTGGTTTTCGACCCCTCTTTGAGGGCGGCCCTGGGGGAGCAGGCCCGTCGCTTTGGCCGCCCTGAGGCCGGAGAAATAATCGCGCGCGCAATCATGAGATCAGGGTACAAGTAA
- a CDS encoding FtsQ-type POTRA domain-containing protein has protein sequence MHRSCRSRRRNTRLDVRSFLSILEKILICATGVLALYYFSQSPFFALKEIKVQGLKRLSLAEVSRVSGLSKGTNLFRIDLRLVEKRLLAHPLIEQVEVRRRFPRTVLIEISEREPRALLLVNNGFLVLDKKGFCIDKLTSLGSYSLPIITGLKPDSTALGERVSRNGDLAAVLGALEAEVQPFFSEVNLADSDHIIGYSREGIPILLGTSQDLPAKFRLAVSFAGSLENGQPVEYIDLTAIQAPAVKYLENETGSKEKMLR, from the coding sequence TTGCACCGTTCTTGCAGATCCCGCAGGAGGAACACCCGGCTGGATGTGCGCAGCTTCTTGAGTATTTTAGAAAAGATTCTGATTTGCGCAACAGGCGTCCTGGCCTTATATTATTTCAGTCAGTCCCCTTTTTTTGCCTTGAAGGAGATCAAAGTTCAGGGGCTGAAGCGTCTGTCCCTGGCCGAGGTGAGCAGAGTCAGCGGCTTGAGCAAGGGAACCAATTTATTCCGAATAGATTTGCGCCTGGTTGAAAAACGTCTTCTCGCCCATCCCCTTATTGAACAGGTTGAGGTGAGGCGCCGCTTTCCGCGCACCGTCCTCATCGAAATTTCCGAAAGAGAACCACGTGCTTTGCTTTTAGTTAACAATGGCTTTCTTGTCCTGGATAAAAAGGGATTCTGTATAGATAAACTTACTTCTTTAGGATCTTATAGCCTTCCCATCATCACCGGCTTAAAGCCAGATTCGACTGCTTTAGGTGAGCGGGTGAGCCGGAACGGTGATCTGGCGGCTGTTTTAGGGGCTCTGGAAGCAGAGGTTCAACCCTTTTTTTCCGAGGTTAATCTGGCCGACTCCGATCACATCATAGGCTACAGCAGGGAAGGCATCCCAATTCTGCTGGGCACTTCTCAGGATCTGCCCGCGAAGTTCCGCCTCGCGGTGTCTTTTGCGGGGAGCTTGGAAAACGGCCAGCCTGTTGAATATATCGATCTCACGGCGATCCAGGCTCCTGCGGTAAAATACCTGGAAAACGAAACGGGGAGCAAGGAAAAAATGTTGAGGTGA
- the murD gene encoding UDP-N-acetylmuramoyl-L-alanine--D-glutamate ligase, with amino-acid sequence MLDLRQKKVLVIGMARSGQAALRFLAGSGARVTAADLKREEELGKEFQELKKLPATFVTGGYPPVRPGEYDLIIVSPGVPPTIPPVKRARDFGIPVWSELELAARFIKQPIIAVTGTNGKTTTTSLLGFIFQKAGIRCVVAGNIGVPLIQEVERINKSGEHVAYWIVEVSSFQLELIAAFRPWIAVFLNLTPDHLDRHGTLENYGKIKARIFENQGPGDFAVLNRDDPWLAKMPSRLKSQVYWFSRLGIPNQGIGREGDRIVFARQGEKEILCTTRDISLPGPHNLENALAAAAASLLAGVEKEAVVQALSTFPGVPHRLELVRIVNRVKYINDSKGTNPESVLKALDAYQEPIILIAGGKNKGSDFRLLAEKIQERVKALILLGEAAPLIREAVRATGFSQIREAASLAEAVRIAHSFARPGDVVLLSPACASWDMFRDFEERGDLFRQLVAQL; translated from the coding sequence ATGCTTGATCTGAGGCAGAAAAAGGTTCTTGTAATCGGGATGGCGCGAAGCGGGCAGGCCGCCCTCCGCTTTTTGGCAGGCTCAGGAGCCCGGGTGACCGCGGCCGACCTCAAGCGCGAGGAGGAGCTGGGAAAAGAATTTCAGGAACTGAAAAAGCTCCCCGCAACCTTTGTAACCGGGGGTTACCCCCCGGTAAGGCCTGGCGAGTACGATTTGATCATTGTCAGCCCTGGCGTTCCCCCGACGATTCCTCCTGTTAAAAGGGCCAGGGATTTCGGCATCCCTGTTTGGAGCGAACTGGAACTGGCGGCGCGGTTTATCAAGCAACCGATCATTGCTGTGACAGGCACAAACGGAAAAACGACCACAACCTCGCTTTTAGGGTTTATTTTTCAAAAGGCCGGAATCAGGTGTGTTGTTGCAGGCAACATTGGGGTCCCTTTGATTCAGGAAGTTGAAAGGATTAATAAGAGCGGGGAGCATGTTGCTTACTGGATTGTAGAGGTAAGTTCCTTTCAACTGGAACTTATTGCTGCTTTCCGGCCGTGGATCGCAGTTTTTTTAAATTTGACTCCCGATCACCTTGACAGGCACGGCACCCTGGAGAACTACGGCAAAATCAAGGCCCGGATCTTCGAAAACCAGGGTCCCGGTGATTTTGCGGTGCTCAACCGGGATGACCCCTGGCTTGCGAAAATGCCCTCCCGCCTGAAGAGTCAGGTTTACTGGTTTTCCCGGCTGGGGATTCCAAATCAGGGAATCGGAAGGGAGGGTGACCGGATTGTTTTTGCCCGTCAGGGTGAAAAGGAGATTTTATGCACCACCCGGGATATCAGTTTGCCGGGGCCCCACAATCTGGAAAACGCCCTTGCGGCAGCTGCAGCCTCCCTTTTGGCGGGAGTGGAAAAGGAAGCGGTGGTTCAGGCCCTTTCCACCTTCCCCGGTGTCCCTCACCGTTTGGAACTCGTGCGAATTGTTAACAGGGTAAAGTATATCAACGATTCAAAAGGCACCAACCCGGAATCGGTTTTGAAAGCCCTTGATGCTTACCAGGAGCCGATCATCCTGATCGCCGGGGGAAAGAACAAGGGGAGCGACTTTCGCCTTCTTGCCGAAAAAATTCAAGAGAGGGTAAAGGCTCTTATTTTACTCGGCGAAGCAGCCCCTTTAATCCGGGAGGCGGTTCGTGCGACCGGATTTAGCCAGATCCGGGAGGCTGCCTCCCTTGCTGAAGCGGTTCGGATCGCCCACAGTTTCGCGCGGCCTGGCGATGTGGTTCTTCTTTCTCCTGCCTGCGCCAGCTGGGATATGTTTCGGGATTTTGAAGAAAGAGGCGACCTCTTCCGGCAGCTGGTGGCGCAACTTTAA
- a CDS encoding phospho-N-acetylmuramoyl-pentapeptide-transferase produces MDEIFQAGIAFGISLIITLLLGPFFIPLLYRLNFGQEIRNDGPRSHLQKRGTATMGGFMILTGTALASFLVAGYAPQNLLLLGVMFGCGLLGFADDFLKVVLRRPLGLKARMKISGQLILGFLLAWGALLLQRGTSLLLPLAGLTLDLKLFYIFFVVLVLVATTNAVNLTDGLDGLAGGLIVIAGLAYMIIAWMTGQNQAAVFAAALAGSCLGFLRYNFHPARVFMGDTGSLALGGGLAGLAVLTRSELVLVIIGGVFVLEALSVIIQVVSFRCTGRRVFRMSPLHHHFELKGWPEVKVVYFFWLLGLCFAIVGLLAMQGMGRSV; encoded by the coding sequence ATGGATGAAATTTTCCAGGCCGGAATCGCCTTCGGGATCAGTTTGATTATCACCTTGCTTTTGGGGCCCTTTTTTATCCCCCTCCTCTACCGTCTGAATTTCGGCCAGGAGATCAGGAATGACGGCCCCCGCTCTCACCTGCAAAAACGCGGCACCGCCACAATGGGAGGCTTCATGATTCTTACCGGGACGGCCCTGGCCAGTTTTCTCGTTGCCGGCTATGCTCCCCAGAACCTTCTTTTGCTGGGGGTTATGTTTGGATGTGGTTTGCTGGGGTTTGCAGACGATTTTTTAAAAGTAGTGCTCAGACGGCCGCTGGGCTTAAAGGCCCGCATGAAAATTTCAGGCCAGTTAATCCTCGGTTTTTTACTGGCCTGGGGTGCGCTTTTGCTCCAGAGAGGCACTTCGCTTCTGCTCCCCCTGGCGGGGCTTACCCTGGACCTCAAACTTTTTTATATCTTCTTCGTGGTCCTGGTTTTGGTGGCAACCACAAACGCCGTCAACCTAACCGACGGGCTCGACGGCCTGGCCGGCGGCTTGATTGTGATTGCAGGCCTGGCGTACATGATAATTGCCTGGATGACCGGGCAAAATCAGGCTGCTGTTTTTGCAGCTGCTTTAGCAGGGAGTTGCCTGGGTTTTCTCCGCTATAATTTTCATCCCGCCCGGGTTTTTATGGGGGATACCGGTTCCCTGGCTTTGGGAGGAGGTCTTGCCGGGCTTGCCGTTCTTACTCGTTCTGAACTGGTCCTGGTCATCATCGGAGGGGTGTTTGTTCTGGAGGCTCTTTCCGTAATTATTCAGGTTGTCTCTTTCCGGTGCACGGGAAGGCGGGTTTTTCGGATGAGTCCGCTCCATCACCACTTTGAGTTAAAGGGGTGGCCCGAGGTTAAGGTGGTCTACTTTTTCTGGCTGCTTGGTTTGTGTTTCGCAATTGTGGGGCTGCTGGCAATGCAGGGAATGGGCAGGAGTGTTTGA
- the murB gene encoding UDP-N-acetylmuramate dehydrogenase yields MMDWNRLAEELGRKVRGRVFPRASMKEHTTWRVGGPADLLLIPQTEDDVIRALDCAGENALPVTVIGNGSNLLVRDGGIRGLTLKIARGLTTCRVKEDKIEAGAGVLLPHLARLALRAELSGLEFALGIPASLGGALVMNAGAFGQQLGDLVREVQTVDLRGARRVWDHMQLSFSYRRSSLLEQNLIVLRAVLSLNPARASLIAERMKQNLARRRETQPLGLPTAGCVFRNPPGRYAGQLIEMAGLKGLRVGDAQVSPKHANFIVNLGNATAGQILALMELIQEKVRSQFGVNLEPEVRMVGEEG; encoded by the coding sequence ATGATGGACTGGAACAGGCTGGCAGAGGAACTCGGTCGAAAGGTGAGGGGCCGGGTATTCCCCCGGGCTTCCATGAAAGAGCATACCACCTGGCGGGTTGGGGGGCCTGCGGATCTTCTTTTAATTCCGCAGACTGAAGACGATGTGATCCGGGCCCTGGACTGCGCCGGAGAGAACGCTCTTCCGGTTACGGTAATCGGCAACGGTTCCAATCTCCTTGTTCGGGACGGCGGAATTCGAGGCTTGACTCTTAAAATAGCAAGGGGTCTCACCACTTGCCGGGTCAAGGAAGATAAAATCGAAGCCGGGGCGGGCGTTTTGTTGCCTCACCTGGCGCGGCTGGCTTTGCGAGCGGAGTTGAGCGGGCTTGAGTTTGCCCTGGGTATTCCCGCCTCCCTGGGCGGCGCCCTGGTGATGAACGCAGGCGCCTTCGGTCAGCAACTGGGAGACCTGGTGAGAGAAGTCCAGACCGTTGATCTTCGCGGGGCAAGAAGGGTTTGGGACCACATGCAGTTGTCTTTTTCCTACCGCCGGTCCTCTTTGCTGGAGCAGAACCTGATCGTTTTGAGGGCAGTGCTTTCTTTGAATCCGGCCCGCGCCTCCCTGATTGCGGAAAGAATGAAGCAGAACCTTGCCCGACGCAGAGAAACGCAGCCGCTGGGTTTGCCTACTGCTGGATGTGTTTTTCGCAATCCTCCGGGCCGCTACGCGGGGCAGTTAATTGAGATGGCGGGCCTGAAAGGATTGCGTGTGGGAGATGCCCAGGTTTCTCCGAAGCACGCGAATTTCATCGTGAACCTGGGGAATGCAACTGCAGGCCAGATTCTTGCGCTGATGGAGCTCATTCAAGAGAAGGTCAGGAGCCAGTTTGGTGTGAATCTGGAGCCGGAGGTGCGGATGGTGGGGGAGGAGGGGTGA